The Formosa sp. Hel1_33_131 genome window below encodes:
- a CDS encoding asparaginase: MKPQILLIYTGGTIGMIKDPITATLQAFDFASLIEKIPELNLLDCDIHTVSFDTPIDSSNMNPSHWISIATIIEDNYQTHDGFVVLHGSDTMSYTASALSFMLENLSKPVILTGSQLPIGDLRTDAKENLITSIQIAALQNNNKAVVKEVGLYFEYKLYRGNRTTKINAEHFQAFASLNFPALVTSGVHLKVNHELLHKNYTQAQLVVHKKLDANIVLIKLFPGITPVVLKSILEIPSLKAVVIETYGSGNATTEDWFLEAIEKALYKGVNIINVTQCAGGSVQMNQYQTGKLLEKSGVISGKDMTTESAITKLMFMLGLQTPKNMFKTVFETSLRGEIS, encoded by the coding sequence ATGAAACCTCAAATACTATTAATATACACAGGCGGTACTATTGGGATGATCAAAGATCCAATCACAGCAACCTTACAGGCGTTTGATTTTGCATCCCTTATAGAAAAAATTCCAGAATTGAATTTATTGGATTGCGACATTCATACCGTTTCTTTTGACACACCAATCGATTCTTCCAATATGAATCCATCTCATTGGATTTCAATTGCGACTATTATCGAAGACAACTACCAAACACATGATGGTTTTGTTGTGCTCCACGGAAGTGACACCATGAGTTACACTGCCTCGGCGCTTAGTTTTATGCTGGAAAATCTTTCAAAACCTGTCATCCTTACGGGCTCACAGTTGCCTATTGGCGATTTGCGAACGGATGCCAAAGAAAATCTTATTACTTCCATACAGATTGCAGCACTGCAAAATAACAATAAAGCGGTGGTGAAAGAAGTCGGACTGTATTTTGAATATAAACTGTACAGAGGGAATCGCACCACCAAAATCAATGCGGAGCATTTTCAGGCGTTTGCGTCCTTAAATTTCCCAGCACTTGTCACTTCTGGGGTACATTTAAAGGTCAACCATGAGTTGTTGCACAAAAACTATACACAGGCTCAATTGGTTGTTCACAAGAAATTGGATGCAAATATTGTTCTGATAAAGCTATTTCCAGGTATCACGCCTGTTGTTTTAAAATCAATTTTAGAAATCCCAAGTCTTAAAGCCGTTGTGATTGAAACTTATGGAAGTGGCAATGCCACCACAGAAGACTGGTTTTTAGAAGCGATTGAAAAGGCTCTATATAAAGGAGTCAATATAATTAATGTCACCCAATGCGCTGGAGGCAGTGTCCAGATGAATCAATATCAGACCGGGAAACTCCTTGAAAAGTCGGGTGTCATTTCTGGAAAGGACATGACCACGGAGTCTGCAATCACAAAATTAATGTTCATGTTGGGGCTTCAAACGCCAAAAAATATGTTCAAAACCGTTTTTGAAACAAGTCTCCGTGGAGAAATATCCTAA
- the ileS gene encoding isoleucine--tRNA ligase: protein MSATFPEYKGLNLPNVADEMLKFWEEHDIFDKSITTREGKPPYVFFEGPPSANGLPGVHHVLARAIKDIFPRYKTMKGFQVKRKAGWDTHGLPIELGVEKELGITKEDIGKTISVEDYNAACRTAVMRYTDIWNDLTQKMGYWVNMDDPYVTYDPKYMESVWWLLKQIYNKNLIYKGYTIQPYSPKAGTGLSSHELNQPGTYQDVTDTTIVAQFKANEASLPEFLQNEGPVLFLAWTTTPWTLPSNTALTVGPKIEYVLVKTYNQYTFEATNVVVAKALVGEQFNGKFKEVENAEGLEGYQSSSKTIPFYIVKSFIGKDLVGISYEQLLDYALPNDNPENAFRIISGDFVTTEDGTGIVHTAPTFGADDAIVAKQAIPEIPPLLVKDADGNLVPLVDLQGRFRPEVAEFAGRFVKNEYYPEGEAPEKSVDVELAIKLKIENKAFKVEKYKHSYPNCWRTDKPILYYPLDSWFIKVTDVKDRMFDLNQTINWKPKSTGEGRFGNWLANANDWNLSRSRYWGIPLPIWRTEDGKEEICIGSVEELKAEMQKAVQAGVLENDIFEDFVVGDQSLENYSKIDLHKNIVDAITLVSPSGKPMHRESDLIDVWFDSGSMPYAQWHYPFENKDLIDQNKAFPADFIAEGVDQTRGWFYTLHAIATMVFDSVAYKNVVSNGLVLDKNGQKMSKRLGNATDPFETLSIYGADTTRWYMISNANPWDNLKFDSEGIEEVKRKFFGTLYNTYTFFTLYANIDKFSYAEADISTEDRPEIDRWILSELNSLIEKVDAYYADYEPTKAARVISEFTQEYLSNWYVRLSRRRFWKGEYQTDKISAYQTLYTCMLTIAKLGAPIAPFFMDRLYLDLNSATHKETFESIHLADFPSADTTLIDKNLERKMEQAQTISSLVLSLRAKEKIKVRQPLQKIMIPVNSTIQKEDILAIADLVKHEVNVKEVELLEDASDILVKQIKPNFKALGPRFGKDMKLIANAIQNLKPEDIKEIEEKGELGIEINGKSINLERNDVEITSQDIEGWLVANQGAVTVALDVTISEALKEEGIARELVNRIQNLRKDSGFELTDRIEVYLQSEVAIDNAVKQNLEYIKLETLTEELHLVAQLDKGVDISFDAINTKLYIQKSI from the coding sequence ATGAGCGCGACATTTCCTGAGTATAAAGGACTTAACTTACCAAACGTAGCAGACGAGATGCTGAAGTTTTGGGAGGAACATGATATTTTTGACAAAAGCATTACCACTCGAGAAGGGAAACCTCCTTATGTTTTTTTTGAAGGCCCTCCATCCGCCAATGGATTGCCAGGGGTACATCATGTTTTGGCACGTGCTATAAAAGATATTTTTCCGCGTTATAAAACCATGAAAGGGTTTCAAGTAAAGCGTAAAGCCGGTTGGGACACGCACGGACTCCCTATCGAGTTGGGTGTTGAAAAAGAATTGGGAATTACCAAAGAAGACATCGGTAAAACCATCTCTGTAGAAGACTATAACGCTGCCTGTAGAACCGCGGTGATGCGTTACACAGACATCTGGAATGACCTTACCCAAAAAATGGGTTACTGGGTCAATATGGACGACCCTTATGTTACTTACGATCCAAAATACATGGAAAGTGTATGGTGGCTTCTAAAACAAATTTACAACAAGAACCTTATTTATAAAGGCTATACCATTCAACCCTATTCGCCAAAAGCGGGCACAGGTTTAAGCTCCCACGAGCTGAATCAACCAGGGACGTATCAAGATGTTACAGACACCACCATTGTAGCACAATTTAAAGCAAACGAAGCATCCCTCCCAGAATTCTTACAGAACGAAGGGCCTGTTTTATTTTTAGCATGGACCACAACTCCGTGGACCTTGCCGAGTAATACGGCTTTAACCGTAGGGCCAAAAATTGAATATGTACTCGTAAAGACCTATAATCAATACACCTTTGAAGCGACCAATGTGGTGGTCGCAAAAGCTTTGGTTGGGGAACAATTTAATGGAAAGTTCAAAGAAGTAGAAAATGCAGAAGGTCTGGAAGGCTATCAGTCTTCAAGCAAAACCATCCCATTTTACATTGTAAAATCGTTTATAGGAAAAGACCTTGTAGGAATTTCTTATGAGCAATTGTTAGATTACGCATTACCAAACGACAACCCAGAAAATGCATTCCGAATTATTTCAGGTGATTTTGTAACCACTGAAGATGGAACTGGAATTGTACATACTGCGCCTACATTTGGGGCTGATGATGCGATTGTTGCCAAGCAAGCAATTCCTGAAATCCCACCATTATTGGTAAAAGATGCGGACGGTAATTTAGTACCACTTGTAGATTTACAAGGACGTTTCAGACCTGAAGTTGCAGAATTTGCAGGACGTTTTGTGAAAAACGAATACTATCCAGAAGGCGAAGCCCCCGAAAAATCGGTGGATGTCGAGCTGGCAATTAAGTTAAAAATTGAAAATAAAGCCTTTAAGGTTGAAAAATATAAGCACAGTTATCCAAATTGTTGGAGAACCGATAAGCCTATTTTATATTACCCATTAGACTCTTGGTTTATAAAAGTAACCGACGTCAAGGATCGCATGTTTGATCTGAATCAAACGATCAATTGGAAGCCAAAAAGTACGGGCGAAGGTCGTTTTGGCAACTGGTTAGCAAATGCAAATGACTGGAATTTGTCACGCTCTCGCTATTGGGGAATTCCCCTTCCAATATGGAGGACTGAAGACGGAAAAGAAGAAATATGTATTGGTTCTGTGGAAGAACTCAAAGCAGAAATGCAAAAAGCAGTGCAAGCAGGAGTTTTAGAAAATGACATTTTTGAAGATTTTGTAGTCGGCGATCAATCGCTTGAAAATTACTCCAAAATCGATTTGCATAAAAATATTGTGGATGCCATTACCTTAGTGTCTCCTTCTGGAAAGCCAATGCACCGCGAAAGTGATTTGATTGATGTATGGTTTGACTCTGGAAGTATGCCGTATGCTCAATGGCATTATCCATTTGAAAACAAAGACCTTATTGATCAAAACAAAGCATTTCCAGCAGATTTTATTGCGGAAGGTGTCGATCAAACACGAGGTTGGTTTTATACGCTTCATGCGATCGCAACCATGGTTTTTGATTCTGTGGCTTATAAAAATGTGGTTTCTAACGGCTTAGTTTTAGACAAAAACGGACAGAAAATGTCCAAACGTTTGGGCAATGCAACCGATCCTTTTGAAACTTTATCCATTTACGGCGCAGATACAACACGCTGGTATATGATTAGCAATGCGAATCCGTGGGATAATTTAAAATTTGATAGTGAAGGTATTGAAGAAGTGAAACGTAAGTTTTTCGGAACCTTATACAATACTTATACATTTTTCACTCTCTATGCAAATATTGATAAATTCAGCTATGCGGAGGCGGACATTTCAACTGAAGACCGTCCAGAAATTGACCGCTGGATTTTATCAGAATTAAACTCATTAATTGAGAAAGTGGATGCCTATTATGCGGACTATGAGCCCACAAAAGCAGCCCGTGTTATTTCAGAATTTACACAAGAATATTTAAGCAACTGGTATGTCCGCCTCAGTAGAAGACGCTTCTGGAAAGGGGAGTATCAAACCGATAAAATATCCGCTTATCAAACCTTATACACCTGTATGTTAACCATTGCGAAGTTGGGAGCTCCTATCGCGCCTTTCTTTATGGATCGTTTGTATTTAGATTTGAATTCAGCAACACACAAAGAAACCTTTGAAAGTATCCATTTAGCAGATTTCCCATCGGCAGACACAACGCTCATCGATAAAAATTTAGAGCGTAAAATGGAGCAAGCACAAACAATTTCATCCTTAGTCTTGTCTTTACGCGCAAAAGAAAAAATCAAAGTTCGACAGCCTTTACAAAAAATCATGATTCCGGTGAATTCCACCATTCAAAAAGAAGATATTTTAGCGATTGCCGACTTGGTAAAACACGAAGTCAATGTGAAAGAAGTTGAATTGTTAGAAGATGCATCCGATATTTTGGTGAAACAAATCAAGCCAAATTTTAAAGCTTTGGGCCCACGATTTGGAAAGGACATGAAGTTAATTGCCAATGCCATTCAAAACCTAAAACCCGAAGACATCAAGGAAATTGAAGAAAAAGGAGAGTTAGGTATTGAAATTAATGGAAAAAGTATTAATTTGGAGCGCAATGATGTAGAGATTACCTCTCAAGATATCGAAGGATGGTTGGTAGCCAATCAAGGAGCCGTAACGGTCGCTTTGGATGTTACCATTTCGGAAGCTTTAAAAGAGGAAGGAATCGCGAGAGAATTGGTCAATAGAATTCAAAATTTAAGAAAAGATTCTGGATTTGAACTCACCGATCGAATTGAGGTTTATTTACAATCAGAAGTTGCTATCGATAACGCTGTAAAACAAAATTTAGAATATATTAAACTAGAAACATTAACGGAAGAGCTACACTTAGTAGCACAACTAGATAAGGGTGTTGACATTTCTTTTGATGCGATTAACACCAAGTTGTATATCCAAAAATCCATATAA
- a CDS encoding porin family protein has product MKPRIFLLLFLTCFVDAFAQSNKATESDSLYREDQIYIGVTYNALMNLPNGVSQSSFSTGFHLGVIRDFPINTRRNLAIGLGLGYSINTFNQNIRISTTTPTTYTILEGIDHSKNNFSQHLLEVPLEFRWRTSNAETYKFWRIYTGVKLGYVLVSKSVYKGEPGDETHRGLKGMNPWQYGLTLSVGYNTWNGYIYYGLNPIFDSVSSTNFQSIDMNALKIGLIFYLL; this is encoded by the coding sequence ATGAAACCTCGTATATTTTTACTGCTATTTTTGACCTGTTTTGTGGATGCATTCGCGCAATCCAACAAAGCAACCGAATCGGATAGTTTATATAGAGAAGATCAAATTTACATTGGCGTGACCTATAATGCACTCATGAATTTACCCAATGGCGTCTCTCAAAGCAGTTTCTCCACGGGGTTTCATTTAGGCGTTATTAGAGATTTCCCTATTAACACACGCCGCAATCTAGCCATCGGTTTAGGGCTTGGTTATTCGATCAATACTTTTAATCAAAACATTAGAATTAGCACAACAACACCAACGACCTATACCATTTTAGAGGGGATAGATCATTCCAAAAACAATTTTTCGCAACACCTTTTAGAAGTTCCTTTAGAATTTCGCTGGCGAACATCTAATGCAGAGACTTATAAGTTTTGGCGAATATATACAGGCGTAAAATTAGGCTATGTGTTGGTTTCTAAATCTGTTTACAAAGGAGAACCAGGGGATGAAACACACAGAGGCTTGAAAGGAATGAACCCATGGCAGTACGGATTAACCTTGAGTGTGGGTTATAACACTTGGAACGGTTATATCTATTATGGTTTGAACCCGATTTTTGATTCTGTTTCTTCGACAAATTTTCAATCTATAGACATGAATGCGTTGAAAATCGGCTTAATTTTCTATCTATTATAG
- a CDS encoding energy transducer TonB, with translation MDTSKKQLVNQNNSSNEHPKPKKKDANLKYNPTVYFLIGLAITLFSTYSLFEMNFKVKNQISITTQPPLCENPIIYDYVSYVVEKEKVIVKKQRTSVAKDPIISEDPIIEAPTFIDQPIDSGDTPVPVSSIVVQPPVEDLEVIFTVVEHVPEYPGCEKGTNAVKRKCMSKKIAKFVQRKFNTDLANDLGLTGKQKISVVFKIDKNGSIIGVRSRAPHPDLEQEAARVINLLPKMKPGRQRGKAVVVPYFLPITFQVQE, from the coding sequence ATGGACACTTCAAAAAAACAGTTAGTCAACCAAAACAATTCTTCAAATGAACACCCTAAACCAAAGAAGAAAGACGCTAATTTAAAGTACAACCCTACAGTTTATTTTTTAATTGGATTAGCGATTACTTTGTTTTCAACCTATAGTTTGTTTGAAATGAATTTTAAAGTTAAAAATCAGATCTCAATCACAACTCAGCCACCTCTATGTGAAAATCCTATTATCTATGATTATGTTAGCTATGTTGTAGAAAAAGAAAAAGTGATTGTTAAAAAACAACGCACCTCCGTAGCTAAAGATCCAATTATTTCAGAGGACCCTATAATTGAGGCTCCAACATTTATAGATCAACCGATTGACTCTGGTGACACACCAGTTCCTGTAAGCAGTATTGTAGTTCAACCCCCTGTAGAAGATTTGGAAGTTATATTTACGGTTGTAGAGCATGTACCCGAGTATCCAGGTTGCGAGAAAGGCACCAACGCAGTAAAGCGTAAATGTATGTCCAAGAAAATCGCAAAATTTGTACAACGTAAATTCAACACTGATTTGGCAAACGATTTAGGTTTGACTGGAAAACAAAAGATCAGTGTGGTCTTTAAAATTGATAAAAACGGAAGTATAATAGGAGTCCGTTCTAGAGCACCCCACCCAGACTTAGAGCAAGAAGCCGCCCGTGTGATTAATCTGTTGCCAAAAATGAAACCCGGCCGCCAGCGTGGAAAAGCAGTGGTGGTGCCTTATTTTTTACCTATAACTTTTCAAGTGCAGGAGTAA
- a CDS encoding energy transducer TonB → MESKKNLKADVSRNGSVYFAVGLALMLFLTYNTINYKTYDKSLIDIGKLDLDAELDEEIPLTDQLTPPPPPPPPPAAPEVIEIVEDEEEIEETVIESTEMDQDEEIEVEEIEVEEIYEDVEVPFSVIENVPEYPGCEKGSNTEKRKCMSAKIAKFVQRKFNTDLAGDLGLSGRQRISVIFKIDKKGNVTGVRSRAPHPRLEKEAARVINMLPKMKPGRQRGKAVVVPYSLPITFQVQD, encoded by the coding sequence ATGGAATCAAAGAAAAACTTAAAAGCAGACGTTAGTAGAAATGGATCTGTCTATTTCGCAGTCGGTTTAGCACTTATGTTGTTTTTAACATACAACACTATAAATTATAAGACTTATGACAAGTCGTTAATTGATATCGGAAAGTTGGATTTAGATGCAGAACTCGATGAAGAAATTCCTTTAACAGATCAGTTAACCCCACCGCCGCCACCGCCGCCACCGCCAGCAGCACCCGAGGTGATTGAGATCGTTGAGGATGAAGAAGAGATTGAAGAAACGGTCATTGAGTCTACCGAAATGGATCAAGATGAAGAAATTGAAGTAGAGGAAATTGAAGTAGAAGAGATTTATGAAGATGTTGAGGTTCCGTTTTCGGTGATCGAAAATGTGCCCGAATATCCTGGCTGTGAAAAAGGTTCTAATACCGAAAAAAGAAAATGTATGTCCGCTAAAATCGCAAAATTTGTGCAACGCAAATTTAATACAGATTTAGCAGGTGATTTAGGATTGTCAGGAAGACAACGTATTAGTGTGATCTTCAAAATTGATAAAAAAGGGAATGTCACGGGAGTTCGCTCTAGAGCACCACACCCACGATTAGAGAAAGAAGCAGCACGCGTTATCAACATGTTGCCAAAAATGAAACCAGGACGTCAACGTGGAAAAGCAGTGGTCGTTCCTTACTCTTTACCTATTACGTTTCAAGTCCAAGATTAA
- a CDS encoding TatD family hydrolase, with amino-acid sequence MTITDTHTHLYSEAFDADRTEVIERALVAGVTRFFIPAIDSTYSEAMYALETSYPNNVFLMMGLHPTHVKDDYLEELAHVKEQLASRKFVAIGEIGIDLFWDQSSLKAQQDMFRAQIQLAKQYQLPIVIHCRDAFDEVFEILEEEKGPDLFGIFHCFTGTFEQAQQAISYNMKLGIGGVVTFKNGKIDQFLNQIDLKHIVLETDAPYLSPVPYRGKRNESSYILNVLEKLSNIYGVSNDYIAEITTQNSKAVFKL; translated from the coding sequence ATGACAATCACAGATACACATACCCACCTATATAGCGAAGCATTTGATGCCGACCGAACCGAAGTTATTGAGCGTGCACTCGTTGCTGGCGTCACCCGATTTTTTATTCCTGCCATTGATTCTACCTATTCAGAGGCCATGTATGCACTAGAAACCAGTTACCCTAACAATGTATTTTTGATGATGGGGCTGCACCCAACGCATGTGAAAGATGATTATTTAGAAGAATTGGCGCATGTGAAAGAGCAATTGGCATCTCGGAAATTTGTGGCCATTGGAGAGATTGGCATTGACCTTTTCTGGGATCAAAGTAGTTTAAAGGCGCAGCAAGACATGTTTAGAGCCCAAATTCAATTGGCAAAGCAATACCAATTACCTATTGTCATTCACTGTCGAGATGCTTTTGATGAAGTTTTTGAAATCTTAGAAGAAGAAAAAGGGCCTGATTTATTTGGGATCTTTCACTGTTTTACGGGGACTTTTGAGCAAGCGCAACAAGCAATTTCGTACAACATGAAACTTGGAATAGGAGGGGTAGTAACTTTTAAAAACGGTAAAATAGATCAGTTTTTAAATCAGATTGATTTGAAACACATTGTTTTAGAAACCGATGCACCTTATTTGTCGCCCGTGCCTTACAGAGGAAAACGCAATGAAAGCAGTTACATTTTGAATGTTTTAGAAAAATTGTCTAATATTTATGGGGTCTCAAATGATTATATTGCAGAGATTACGACTCAGAATTCAAAAGCTGTTTTTAAACTATAA
- a CDS encoding ExbD/TolR family protein, translating into MSKFKKKTDGGIPAISTASLPDIVFMLLFFFMVATVMRENSLKIKNALPVANQVEKLDKKNPVSYIYMGKPSDGFEKYGTESRIQLNDQFAELSEVGAFIGAERAALREELIPFLTVALKVDKEANMGIVGDVKQELRKVNALKINYTTGVGDAMKNME; encoded by the coding sequence ATGTCAAAATTTAAAAAGAAAACTGACGGAGGCATACCAGCGATTTCCACGGCTTCGCTTCCAGATATTGTATTTATGTTGCTGTTCTTTTTTATGGTAGCTACCGTGATGCGTGAAAATTCACTCAAAATTAAAAACGCACTTCCTGTTGCCAATCAAGTAGAGAAACTCGACAAGAAAAACCCAGTGAGTTATATTTATATGGGCAAACCAAGTGACGGTTTCGAAAAATATGGCACAGAATCAAGAATTCAACTCAACGATCAATTTGCAGAACTTTCAGAAGTTGGCGCATTTATTGGAGCTGAAAGAGCCGCTTTAAGAGAGGAATTAATTCCATTTCTTACCGTTGCCCTTAAAGTCGATAAAGAAGCCAACATGGGAATTGTAGGCGATGTCAAGCAAGAACTTAGAAAAGTAAACGCACTCAAAATCAACTATACCACAGGGGTAGGTGATGCGATGAAAAATATGGAATAA
- a CDS encoding energy transducer TonB has product MKSPPDEYQNRLPKKTTKADVSRNSSIYFAVGLVLMLFISNQLINYKSYDKSDIDIGSLDLEKEIEEEIPIIDLKLPPPPPPPPPVAPQVIEVVEDEEEVEETVIESTEVDQDDEIEIEEVEVEEVEEDVEVHFTVIENVPEYPGCEKGSNAKKRKCMSDKITKFVQRKFNTDLAGDLGLTGKQRISVIFKIDKKGNVTGVRSRAPHPRLEKEAARVINMLPKMKPGRQRGRSVVVSYTLPITFLVQE; this is encoded by the coding sequence ATGAAATCGCCTCCAGACGAATACCAAAACCGTTTACCAAAAAAAACTACGAAGGCTGATGTCAGTCGAAACAGTTCTATCTATTTTGCTGTCGGACTAGTTTTAATGCTATTTATTTCCAATCAACTGATTAATTATAAGTCGTACGATAAATCTGATATTGATATTGGATCTTTAGACCTCGAGAAAGAAATTGAAGAAGAAATTCCAATTATTGACCTGAAGTTGCCACCACCACCACCACCACCACCACCGGTTGCTCCTCAGGTCATTGAAGTCGTTGAGGATGAAGAGGAGGTCGAAGAAACAGTTATTGAATCTACGGAGGTAGATCAAGATGATGAAATTGAAATTGAAGAGGTGGAGGTTGAAGAAGTCGAAGAAGATGTTGAAGTACACTTTACGGTCATCGAAAATGTACCTGAATACCCAGGCTGTGAAAAAGGCTCAAACGCCAAAAAACGAAAATGTATGTCCGATAAAATCACAAAATTTGTGCAAAGAAAGTTCAATACAGATTTAGCAGGTGATTTAGGGTTGACAGGAAAACAACGTATTAGTGTGATCTTCAAAATTGATAAAAAAGGGAATGTGACGGGAGTTCGCTCTAGAGCACCACACCCCCGATTAGAGAAAGAAGCAGCACGCGTTATCAACATGTTGCCAAAAATGAAACCAGGACGTCAACGTGGACGGTCGGTAGTTGTCTCTTATACGTTGCCTATTACCTTTTTAGTGCAAGAATAA
- a CDS encoding retropepsin-like aspartic protease yields the protein MNTPPLTLSEFLLHKSYFKIKMHPIVSNHFKIIAKVNGVKGVFILDTGASTTFIDLKLEEKFKLTTQPSIVKASGAGPDKIDTLLSKNNTLSIGGWVKTRFPIALIDLSYVNDAFESINTPAVDGIIGADILKKGFAVIDYEKRYLYLKNA from the coding sequence TTGAATACACCCCCGCTCACGTTGTCTGAATTTCTATTACATAAGTCTTATTTTAAGATTAAAATGCATCCGATTGTGTCTAATCATTTTAAAATTATAGCTAAAGTAAATGGTGTCAAAGGGGTTTTTATTTTGGATACGGGCGCTTCCACAACCTTTATAGACCTAAAACTCGAAGAGAAATTTAAACTGACAACACAGCCCTCAATCGTTAAGGCGAGTGGCGCAGGCCCTGATAAGATTGATACGCTTCTCTCTAAGAACAACACACTTTCAATTGGTGGATGGGTGAAAACCCGTTTTCCTATAGCTTTAATAGATTTGAGTTATGTGAACGATGCCTTTGAATCTATTAACACACCTGCCGTTGATGGCATCATTGGAGCGGACATTCTCAAAAAAGGATTTGCGGTGATTGATTATGAAAAACGCTATTTGTATTTGAAAAATGCTTGA
- a CDS encoding MotA/TolQ/ExbB proton channel family protein has protein sequence MKRLIPILAIAFVMAFGSVSATSYTNINMNSIVTTIVNPVQDDAASADAEESLGFHQELKKRFIEGGPGFMGIVLLCLILGLAIAIERIIFLNLSTTNSKKLIDEVEGALASGGLDAAKEVCRNTKGPIASIFYQGLDRANEDLDSAEKAVVAYGGVQMGQLEKNVSWISLFIALAPMLGFMGTVIGMIQAFDKIEAAGDMQPSLVAGGIKVALLTTVFGLIVAIILQVFYNYIISKIDSIVNDMEDSSISLMDILVKNKK, from the coding sequence ATGAAAAGACTAATTCCAATTCTAGCTATTGCATTTGTAATGGCATTCGGGTCTGTAAGTGCGACTTCATACACGAACATTAACATGAACTCTATTGTAACTACAATTGTAAACCCAGTTCAAGACGACGCAGCCTCGGCTGATGCAGAAGAATCTTTAGGGTTTCACCAAGAACTTAAAAAACGATTTATCGAAGGAGGTCCAGGATTTATGGGCATCGTTTTGTTATGTCTTATATTAGGACTTGCAATTGCAATTGAAAGAATTATTTTCTTAAACCTTTCAACAACCAATTCAAAAAAATTGATTGACGAAGTAGAAGGTGCATTAGCATCTGGAGGTTTAGACGCCGCTAAGGAAGTTTGTAGAAATACAAAAGGCCCTATCGCATCCATCTTTTACCAAGGATTAGACCGTGCGAACGAAGACTTAGACTCCGCTGAAAAAGCAGTGGTTGCCTATGGTGGTGTTCAAATGGGACAGTTAGAGAAAAATGTATCTTGGATCTCATTATTTATCGCTTTAGCACCTATGTTAGGGTTTATGGGAACTGTAATCGGAATGATTCAAGCCTTTGATAAAATTGAAGCTGCAGGAGATATGCAACCATCACTTGTTGCTGGGGGTATTAAAGTAGCCCTTTTAACAACCGTATTTGGTCTGATTGTTGCTATTATATTACAAGTCTTTTATAATTATATCATTTCTAAAATTGATAGTATTGTAAACGATATGGAAGATTCCTCTATATCTTTAATGGATATATTGGTTAAAAACAAAAAATAA
- a CDS encoding ExbD/TolR family protein — MAKRSAPEVNAGSMADIAFLLLIFFLVTTTIEKDSGINRKLPPIEDTEEDVIIKQKNIFTVLLNGKDQLLVEDELMELKDLRAAAVEFLDNNGDGTCTYCKGAKDTSSSDYPDKAIISLKNERETSYAAYISVQNELVAAYNVLRNRRALELGSQQGFLDMNFVQMQRNYKDARFVGNKTKLKEVIDQIKVEYPQKLSEVQ; from the coding sequence ATGGCTAAGCGATCTGCACCTGAAGTGAATGCTGGCTCAATGGCCGACATTGCCTTCTTACTGTTAATATTTTTCTTGGTAACAACCACCATAGAAAAGGATTCTGGGATCAACCGGAAGCTCCCTCCTATAGAAGATACTGAAGAAGACGTTATCATAAAGCAAAAAAACATTTTCACAGTACTCTTGAATGGTAAGGATCAATTGCTTGTGGAAGATGAGCTGATGGAACTCAAAGATTTGAGAGCTGCGGCTGTTGAGTTTTTAGATAATAATGGCGATGGAACCTGTACCTATTGTAAAGGTGCCAAAGATACATCCTCCTCAGATTATCCAGACAAAGCAATCATATCGTTAAAAAACGAACGTGAAACATCTTATGCGGCTTATATATCGGTTCAAAACGAATTGGTAGCGGCGTATAATGTACTTCGAAACAGAAGAGCGCTTGAACTAGGTTCTCAACAAGGATTTTTAGATATGAATTTTGTACAAATGCAAAGGAATTATAAAGATGCTCGTTTTGTAGGTAACAAAACCAAGTTGAAAGAAGTGATTGATCAGATAAAAGTGGAGTATCCACAAAAACTTTCTGAAGTTCAGTAG